A genomic window from Trueperaceae bacterium includes:
- a CDS encoding OsmC family protein: MAKTQRTVVHRLAGKRFVGIDPDGLRVMIDGEEEARTGMRPMQLVLNAVGACAAIDIVEMIRKRRLELRSYRIELEGERADGTPSYYTRIRARHIFDAPGLERSMAERFVDLGMNKYCSVASSLKAQMEYEVVLEHEDAEVGAK; encoded by the coding sequence ATGGCCAAGACGCAGAGGACCGTCGTTCATCGGCTCGCAGGCAAGCGGTTCGTGGGGATCGACCCCGATGGTCTGAGGGTGATGATCGACGGCGAGGAAGAGGCACGCACCGGCATGCGGCCCATGCAGCTGGTGCTCAACGCCGTGGGTGCGTGCGCCGCCATCGACATCGTCGAGATGATCCGCAAGCGGCGCCTGGAACTCCGCTCCTACAGGATCGAGCTCGAAGGGGAGCGGGCCGACGGAACGCCCTCCTACTACACCCGCATCAGAGCCCGGCACATCTTCGACGCGCCCGGGCTAGAGCGGTCGATGGCCGAACGGTTCGTAGACCTGGGGATGAACAAGTACTGCTCGGTGGCCTCGTCGCTGAAGGCGCAGATGGAGTACGAGGTGGTGCTGGAGCACGAGGATGCGGAGGTAGGAGCGAAGTAG
- a CDS encoding methylglyoxal synthase: MEAGTVESTKSVALIAHDKKKLDLAIFAKDHADILGRFPLIATSTTGKVLSEKARLPVERLQSGPQGGDLQVGARIADGRVLAVIFFRDPLTSQPHEPDVSALLRICDVHDVPLATNLGSAEAIVAWLEEQLEESSATLTTETRNDR; encoded by the coding sequence ATGGAGGCCGGGACCGTCGAGTCGACAAAGTCAGTTGCTCTCATCGCCCATGATAAGAAGAAGCTGGATCTCGCCATCTTCGCCAAGGACCATGCCGACATCCTCGGCCGATTCCCACTGATCGCGACCAGCACTACCGGGAAGGTGTTGAGCGAGAAGGCGCGGCTGCCGGTCGAGCGACTACAGTCCGGCCCCCAGGGAGGGGACCTCCAGGTGGGGGCGCGGATCGCCGACGGGCGGGTGCTGGCCGTGATCTTCTTCCGCGACCCGCTCACGTCGCAACCCCACGAGCCGGACGTCTCCGCGCTCCTGCGGATCTGCGACGTTCACGACGTACCGCTCGCCACCAACCTGGGCAGTGCCGAGGCGATAGTGGCCTGGCTGGAGGAGCAGCTCGAGGAGTCCTCGGCAACTCTCACTACCGAAACGAGGAACGACCGATGA
- a CDS encoding VOC family protein: MTDDLSRLVNVRYMVDDVDAAVDFYTRHLGFTLRMSAAPAFADVVRGNLRLLLSGPASSGGRPMPDGTVPKPGGWNRINLTVHDIAAEVERLRAAGVTFRNEIVVGPGGQQILVEDPAGNVVELFQPADR, translated from the coding sequence ATGACCGATGACCTTTCGCGACTCGTGAACGTCCGCTACATGGTGGACGACGTCGATGCGGCAGTCGACTTCTATACCAGGCATCTGGGTTTCACACTGAGGATGAGCGCCGCCCCCGCGTTCGCCGACGTCGTGCGCGGTAATCTCCGCCTGCTGCTGAGCGGTCCAGCCAGTTCGGGCGGGCGACCGATGCCGGACGGGACGGTACCGAAGCCTGGCGGGTGGAACCGCATCAACCTGACCGTCCACGACATCGCTGCCGAGGTGGAACGCCTTCGCGCCGCCGGCGTCACCTTCCGGAACGAGATCGTCGTAGGTCCGGGCGGTCAGCAGATCCTGGTGGAAGACCCGGCCGGGAACGTGGTCGAGCTCTTCCAACCGGCCGATCGATGA
- a CDS encoding DUF2795 domain-containing protein: protein MANEQNRPNPTQVQKFLGGMDYPADKEKVIEHAKGQNAPDDIIRMLQQLKERKYEGPTGIIDDLY from the coding sequence GTGGCGAACGAGCAGAACAGGCCCAACCCCACCCAGGTCCAGAAGTTCCTCGGGGGCATGGATTACCCCGCCGACAAGGAGAAGGTGATCGAGCACGCCAAGGGACAGAACGCGCCGGACGACATCATCCGCATGCTGCAACAGCTCAAGGAGCGGAAGTACGAGGGCCCGACCGGGATCATCGACGACCTGTACTGA
- a CDS encoding 5-formyltetrahydrofolate cyclo-ligase → MTRSAPDLQRPPAQARKEEWRSWARAQRASVDPLASGRAIAEGLLRSPLFAQARHILTYLAFGGEPDLAPLLDAPEKTFYTTRTAESPAAGDLPGLTLHRLDPRDLERHRFGFLQPSPLAPPVPGERIDLVLVPGLAFDTSGNRLGFGMGYYDRLLATLAEDAPRIGVTTSALVVPRLPAEEHDVRMTHLATEVGLVPVSDGTE, encoded by the coding sequence GTGACCCGGTCGGCGCCCGATCTACAACGCCCCCCAGCACAGGCGCGCAAGGAGGAGTGGCGCAGCTGGGCCAGGGCGCAGCGTGCATCGGTCGACCCGCTGGCGTCGGGACGCGCCATAGCCGAGGGACTCCTGCGGTCCCCCCTCTTCGCGCAGGCTCGCCACATCCTCACCTACCTTGCCTTCGGCGGCGAGCCGGACCTGGCTCCTCTGTTGGACGCTCCCGAGAAGACCTTCTACACGACACGGACCGCCGAAAGTCCGGCGGCAGGCGATCTCCCTGGCCTTACCCTGCACCGACTCGACCCGCGCGACCTGGAGCGTCACCGCTTCGGCTTCCTCCAGCCCTCGCCACTGGCTCCTCCGGTTCCCGGCGAACGGATAGACCTCGTCCTGGTGCCCGGCCTCGCCTTCGACACGTCGGGTAACAGGCTGGGCTTCGGTATGGGCTACTACGACCGGCTGCTGGCGACCCTGGCTGAAGACGCGCCGCGGATCGGCGTCACCACCTCGGCGCTGGTAGTACCGCGGTTGCCGGCCGAAGAACACGACGTGAGGATGACCCACCTCGCCACCGAAGTGGGGCTCGTCCCTGTCTCCGATGGCACGGAGTGA